A window from Kovacikia minuta CCNUW1 encodes these proteins:
- a CDS encoding sensor histidine kinase, which translates to MNDGTIAVLLVEDNPADVALLMELLQDSDAERWQVTHAKRLSLALENLHSTQFDVILLDLSLPDSQGLDTVAQIQTVVPYIPIVVLTGLQDQTIACHAVAQGAQDYLVKGQLSPELLLKTVSYAIERAQILKKLQESEQRFRGVFDQTFQFMSLVRPDGMVLDVNQVTKDRMDFPNELVNTPIWEAPCWQSIAQSQSWLKEAVLRAAQGETMRSELQAYTHNGSLWWFDVSIKPLRDENNRIALLIAEGRDISNLKRAEAEIRQSLAKERELNEMKNRFISMVSHEFRNPLTTIRFATDLLQNPAFPEEKKLRYFENVKNATDQMLELLEEILLLGRTEAGRVEAEYTLLDLEQFCREIIEALQLTQENQSQILFCVQGNATYARVDPSLLKHILDNLLSNAIKYSPNRKPIRLTLAYHNCQAKFSIRDQGIGIPEKDQAKLFEAFHRAGNVRTIQGTGLGLAIVKRCVDLLQGQIQVETEEGIGTTFTVTLPLNLLSTE; encoded by the coding sequence ATGAATGATGGTACGATCGCCGTCCTGCTAGTGGAGGACAATCCTGCGGATGTTGCATTGTTGATGGAACTTTTGCAAGATAGCGATGCGGAGCGTTGGCAGGTGACTCACGCGAAACGTCTAAGTCTCGCCCTGGAGAATTTGCATTCCACTCAATTTGATGTTATTCTGCTTGACCTTTCACTACCAGATTCCCAGGGGCTTGATACCGTTGCCCAGATTCAAACAGTAGTCCCCTATATCCCTATTGTGGTGCTAACAGGCTTACAAGATCAAACGATCGCCTGCCACGCAGTTGCTCAGGGCGCTCAAGATTATCTTGTCAAAGGGCAGCTTTCCCCAGAACTTTTGTTAAAAACGGTTAGTTACGCGATCGAGCGGGCGCAGATTCTTAAAAAGCTCCAGGAGAGTGAACAGCGATTTCGGGGAGTTTTTGATCAAACCTTCCAATTCATGAGTTTGGTGAGGCCGGATGGTATGGTCTTAGACGTTAACCAGGTCACCAAAGATAGGATGGATTTTCCCAATGAACTGGTCAATACGCCCATTTGGGAAGCACCCTGCTGGCAGTCGATCGCCCAATCGCAGTCCTGGTTAAAAGAGGCTGTTTTGAGAGCGGCTCAAGGCGAAACCATGCGCTCAGAACTTCAGGCATATACCCATAATGGCAGCCTTTGGTGGTTCGATGTTTCGATCAAACCGTTGAGAGATGAAAACAACAGGATCGCATTATTAATTGCCGAAGGGCGAGATATTAGCAACCTCAAGCGAGCAGAGGCAGAAATTCGCCAATCGCTGGCAAAGGAACGAGAACTCAACGAGATGAAAAATCGCTTCATCTCAATGGTTTCCCATGAATTTCGTAACCCCCTAACCACCATTCGTTTTGCTACGGATCTCTTGCAGAACCCAGCTTTCCCCGAAGAGAAGAAATTAAGATATTTTGAAAACGTCAAAAATGCAACGGATCAGATGCTGGAGTTGTTGGAGGAAATTCTGTTATTGGGGCGAACAGAAGCCGGTCGAGTTGAGGCGGAATACACACTTTTGGATTTAGAGCAGTTTTGCCGTGAAATTATCGAGGCATTGCAATTGACCCAGGAAAACCAATCTCAAATCCTGTTTTGTGTACAGGGAAATGCAACCTATGCCAGAGTCGATCCTTCCCTCTTGAAGCATATTCTAGACAACCTGTTATCCAATGCGATTAAGTACTCCCCTAACAGGAAGCCGATTCGCCTTACGCTTGCATACCACAACTGTCAAGCGAAATTCTCGATTCGAGATCAGGGCATTGGAATTCCAGAAAAAGACCAGGCAAAATTATTTGAGGCATTCCATCGGGCTGGCAATGTACGCACAATCCAGGGAACGGGTCTGGGATTGGCGATCGTGAAACGTTGCGTTGATTTGCTGCAAGGTCAGATTCAAGTGGAAACCGAAGAAGGCATTGGAACGACTTTTACCGTAACCCTTCCACTGAATCTGCTGTCAACAGAGTAG
- a CDS encoding ABC transporter substrate-binding protein, with protein MKYRMLQRRGFLIGVFGIAIALSNCAAPQPESPAPSGTNPIPSPLPSGALIYGASGQPVNLEPGNITDGNSIIVQNQIYNRLMQFKPGLTDLEPGLATNWTASKDGKTWTFKLRQGVKFHDGTAFDAEAVKFNVERWWDPKHPNGYRNAGKVYEIWQQIFGGFRGDARFPASVGKSGQSFHSPICPQTTLCSLS; from the coding sequence ATGAAATACCGTATGTTGCAGCGTCGTGGTTTTCTGATAGGGGTGTTTGGGATTGCGATCGCCCTTTCTAACTGTGCAGCTCCCCAACCCGAAAGCCCTGCGCCAAGCGGAACGAATCCGATTCCGTCTCCGCTGCCTTCAGGTGCTCTGATTTATGGTGCCAGTGGGCAGCCGGTTAATCTGGAACCAGGCAACATTACGGATGGCAATTCCATCATTGTCCAGAACCAGATTTACAATCGCCTGATGCAGTTTAAGCCAGGGTTGACCGACCTGGAACCGGGTTTGGCAACTAACTGGACCGCCTCAAAAGATGGCAAAACCTGGACATTTAAGCTGCGTCAGGGGGTGAAGTTTCACGACGGAACTGCATTTGATGCGGAGGCAGTGAAGTTTAATGTGGAACGCTGGTGGGACCCAAAGCACCCCAATGGCTATCGTAATGCGGGGAAAGTTTACGAAATCTGGCAGCAAATATTCGGCGGGTTTCGGGGAGACGCCAGATTCCCTGCTTCAGTCGGTAAAAGTGGTCAATCGTTCCACAGTCCAATTTGTCCTCAAACAACCCTTTGCAGCCTTTCCTAG
- a CDS encoding DUF2470 domain-containing protein has protein sequence MPESFSPQISDRICKHMNQDHADAVLLYAKVFGNATDATAAAMVSIDAEGMNLTTQVNDGTTAPLRIPFDHLLQDAEDAHHTLIAMVKEAKGKG, from the coding sequence ATGCCTGAATCATTCTCTCCCCAAATCAGCGATCGCATCTGTAAGCATATGAATCAGGATCATGCCGATGCGGTGCTGCTCTACGCCAAAGTTTTTGGGAATGCCACTGACGCCACGGCTGCTGCAATGGTTTCGATTGATGCGGAAGGGATGAATTTAACAACTCAGGTGAATGATGGAACGACCGCTCCCCTGCGGATTCCCTTTGATCATCTGTTGCAGGATGCTGAAGATGCTCACCATACATTGATTGCAATGGTTAAGGAAGCGAAGGGGAAAGGATGA
- a CDS encoding DUF4230 domain-containing protein: MGYNEQEEQDSGSGWYVLRSLGLMLTGGAVAAALLVAVGAWRVGDRFLAPFSHLFRVAQPAPKVDVQSVVIQQVRNASELTTAVFTMEAVVPTSQDSNIGGFVLGTTKLLYIAHGQVQAGVDLSQLTPENVQVGSDRIQIQLPPPTILDSKIDVSRSSVYDYNRGMLGLGPDVAPQLQALAQQEALKKIITAACSDGVLTKASDRAKLVVTQLLATTGYKAVAVEVQPPAPDACPMEGKEEKREGMENGG, encoded by the coding sequence ATGGGATACAACGAGCAGGAAGAACAGGACAGCGGTAGCGGGTGGTATGTGCTCAGAAGCCTGGGGCTGATGCTAACTGGGGGCGCGGTAGCTGCGGCATTGCTGGTTGCGGTTGGAGCCTGGCGGGTGGGCGATCGCTTCCTTGCCCCATTTAGTCATCTCTTCCGGGTTGCCCAACCTGCCCCCAAGGTTGATGTCCAGTCCGTTGTGATTCAGCAAGTACGCAACGCCAGTGAGCTGACCACAGCCGTTTTTACGATGGAAGCCGTGGTACCCACCAGCCAGGATTCCAACATCGGTGGGTTCGTTCTGGGAACCACCAAACTCCTCTACATTGCCCACGGTCAGGTGCAGGCAGGCGTCGATCTGAGTCAACTAACCCCAGAGAATGTCCAGGTGGGGAGCGATCGTATTCAGATTCAGTTGCCTCCTCCCACCATTCTGGACAGCAAAATTGATGTTAGCCGCTCCAGTGTTTACGACTACAACCGGGGTATGTTGGGTTTGGGACCAGATGTTGCCCCCCAACTGCAAGCCCTGGCACAGCAGGAAGCCCTCAAAAAAATTATCACCGCCGCCTGTAGTGATGGTGTTCTAACCAAGGCAAGCGATCGGGCAAAACTCGTTGTTACCCAGCTTTTGGCAACCACTGGCTACAAAGCGGTAGCCGTAGAAGTTCAACCGCCAGCACCGGATGCCTGTCCGATGGAAGGAAAAGAGGAGAAAAGAGAAGGGATGGAGAATGGGGGATAG
- a CDS encoding response regulator, with translation MTISPKLLKILLVEDSKSDAVLIQETLSSSRLLDELYVVRDGVDATNFLYQTGSYTNAPRPDLILLDLNLPKKNGQELLAEIKADENLKTIPVVILSTSSTEADIVKSYQNHVNCYLVKPVELDQFVHVVEAIEHFWLALAELPSSQG, from the coding sequence ATGACAATCTCTCCAAAATTACTCAAGATTCTACTGGTTGAAGACTCTAAAAGCGATGCGGTTCTAATTCAGGAAACGTTAAGTAGCAGCAGGCTTTTGGACGAACTGTACGTTGTGCGAGATGGGGTTGACGCCACGAATTTTCTTTATCAAACTGGGAGCTATACAAATGCCCCGCGCCCTGACCTGATCTTGCTGGATTTAAACCTGCCCAAGAAAAATGGTCAGGAGTTGTTGGCTGAAATTAAGGCGGATGAGAATTTGAAGACGATCCCGGTCGTCATTTTATCAACTTCTTCAACCGAAGCCGATATCGTAAAAAGCTACCAGAACCATGTGAATTGCTATTTGGTCAAACCCGTGGAGTTAGATCAGTTTGTGCATGTGGTTGAGGCGATCGAACATTTCTGGCTCGCCCTGGCTGAACTTCCCTCCAGTCAGGGTTAA
- a CDS encoding ABC transporter substrate-binding protein: protein MVNRSTVQFVLKQPFAAFPSAIASSFFGIASPTAIKKAGASYGTAGSLAVGTGPFVFKEWRTGDRILLEKNPTYWRKGSPKVEQLVIRFINDPAARLAQLRAGQIDFTTELSPDQQQEIDSDSNLESVARPAFNVGYLALNPGYKPLSDVRVRQAIAYALKQADIVKAFWGNLGINDPHFTPPPLAWAQNPSLAAYAHNPQKAKQLLAAAGYEKGFDLELWYMPTSRPYFPNPKPIAESFAADLSAVGIRVNLKTKDWAAYLADRRKAPGYQSFMLGWTGDYGDPDSFYYPHFGPGGTSDIGNWKNAQVFKLLNQGRATGDRAARAKLYAEVDKILHQESLRLPIVHAQPLLAKRKTIDGWVPSPLGSEPFDGISKK from the coding sequence GTGGTCAATCGTTCCACAGTCCAATTTGTCCTCAAACAACCCTTTGCAGCCTTTCCTAGCGCGATCGCCTCTAGTTTTTTTGGCATTGCCAGTCCAACGGCAATCAAAAAAGCTGGGGCGAGTTACGGTACAGCAGGGTCACTGGCAGTGGGAACGGGGCCATTTGTGTTTAAGGAGTGGCGCACCGGCGATCGCATCCTGCTCGAAAAGAACCCCACCTACTGGCGCAAAGGATCACCCAAAGTAGAGCAGTTGGTCATCCGGTTTATTAACGATCCTGCTGCCCGCCTGGCGCAACTGCGAGCTGGACAGATCGACTTCACCACCGAACTCTCTCCCGACCAACAACAGGAGATCGACAGCGACTCCAATCTGGAGTCGGTTGCCCGTCCTGCTTTTAATGTCGGCTACCTGGCATTGAATCCTGGGTATAAACCGCTATCTGATGTGCGGGTGCGGCAGGCGATCGCCTACGCCCTGAAGCAAGCAGACATTGTGAAAGCATTTTGGGGCAACCTGGGAATTAACGATCCACACTTTACGCCACCTCCCCTCGCCTGGGCACAGAATCCGAGTCTGGCTGCCTATGCCCACAATCCTCAAAAAGCCAAACAACTGCTTGCCGCCGCTGGCTACGAGAAGGGCTTTGACCTGGAGTTATGGTATATGCCCACGTCTCGCCCCTATTTTCCTAACCCCAAGCCGATCGCCGAATCCTTTGCTGCCGATTTAAGTGCGGTTGGGATTCGGGTGAACCTGAAAACAAAAGACTGGGCGGCTTACCTGGCGGATCGTCGTAAAGCTCCTGGTTACCAATCCTTTATGTTGGGTTGGACGGGCGACTATGGCGACCCAGATAGTTTCTACTATCCCCACTTTGGTCCCGGTGGTACGAGCGACATTGGCAACTGGAAGAATGCCCAGGTGTTCAAACTCCTGAATCAGGGACGGGCAACGGGCGATCGTGCCGCCAGAGCCAAGCTCTACGCTGAAGTGGATAAGATTCTGCATCAAGAATCCCTGCGGTTGCCGATCGTCCACGCCCAACCCCTGCTGGCAAAACGCAAAACCATTGATGGTTGGGTTCCCAGCCCCCTGGGGAGTGAGCCATTTGATGGAATTAGCAAAAAGTAA
- a CDS encoding PAS domain S-box protein yields the protein MSLFRRLLPYGVAIGSAAIALLLSLGLDNLIDRTIGAFFYIAVAISTWFGGRQPGILAIVLSTLALTYFFIPPIHQIQISNVDDVLRLTLFVMVALIINLLSTNLQESNRKIEQLNYKITEESTNQLRSALNAAQMGMWDWNLVTGEINWSPEHEQLFGLSAGGFDGKYETFDTRLHPDDREGLNQAVAHSLQNQVPYLHEYRVVWTDGSIHWVEGRGQASYNQDGQPVRMSGTIMAIDARKQIETALQERETLLRLFAQYSPAGIAMFDRDMRYVMASQRWVEDYHLDSIEALIGRSHYEIFPEIPELWKQMHQRCVAGAIETCDEDLFVRANGEQQWLRWEICPWHTANHEIGGIIIFSEDITERKSAEASVQQLNRELQQKVSELQTLLDVIPIGIGIAEDPECHHIQVNPAFAQALGIPSMVNASLSAPDEERPTNFKVYQNGRELPPEELPLQYAATHGVEVRDLEVEVVWQDGTVVTLMEYAAPLFDQYGQPRGSVGAFFNITLQKQAEQALRTARDELERQVQERTRELQAAYGRLQQREREFRTLVENTPDMITRHDRRHRNIYTNPASTYVTGFPPEFFLTKKPSELGYPTEIAQFWENSLESVFTTGEMRIDEFTIPDPQQPRSYQVFVVPEREADHSIMSVMTIGRDITQLRQAEASARKLAEELQRSNQELEQFAYVASHDLQEPLRAITSFTQMLAKRYQGQLDAKADTYVGFIVDGATRMQQLIKDLLAYSRVGRYELNCQSVDCNALLERVKKDLYVAIDENQARITADPLPTITADPNQIANLLQNLIGNSLKYRSAANPQIHISATIMTREEPNASHQDNAPDAQILTKEWLFSIRDNGIGIDPRYADRIFAIFQRLHANDEYSGTGLGLAICRKIIERHQGRIWVESQLAQGATFYFTIPMGTQDDNLSKITQDSTG from the coding sequence ATGAGCCTGTTTCGACGACTTTTACCCTATGGTGTGGCGATCGGCTCGGCAGCAATCGCCCTTCTCTTGAGCCTGGGGTTAGATAACCTGATCGATCGAACGATTGGTGCTTTCTTTTACATTGCCGTTGCCATCAGTACCTGGTTTGGGGGCAGGCAACCCGGCATCCTGGCGATCGTGCTGTCTACCCTGGCACTGACCTATTTTTTTATTCCCCCCATCCACCAAATCCAGATCTCAAATGTTGACGACGTTCTCCGGTTAACCCTGTTTGTAATGGTGGCACTGATTATCAATCTGTTGAGTACCAACTTACAGGAGAGCAACCGAAAAATTGAACAACTCAACTACAAAATCACCGAAGAAAGCACGAATCAGTTACGATCTGCCCTTAATGCTGCTCAGATGGGGATGTGGGATTGGAACCTGGTAACCGGAGAAATCAACTGGTCGCCAGAGCATGAGCAGTTATTTGGGCTTTCTGCGGGCGGGTTTGATGGGAAGTATGAAACTTTTGATACCCGTTTACACCCCGATGACCGGGAAGGACTGAACCAGGCGGTTGCCCATTCTCTGCAAAACCAGGTTCCTTACTTGCATGAGTACCGGGTGGTTTGGACAGATGGCAGTATTCACTGGGTCGAAGGACGGGGGCAGGCTTCCTACAACCAGGATGGGCAACCTGTGCGGATGAGTGGAACGATCATGGCGATCGATGCCCGTAAGCAAATTGAAACTGCCTTACAAGAAAGGGAAACCCTCCTGCGGTTATTTGCCCAATACTCCCCTGCGGGCATTGCCATGTTTGACCGGGACATGCGTTATGTTATGGCCAGTCAACGGTGGGTGGAGGACTACCATCTCGATTCGATCGAAGCATTAATCGGGCGATCGCACTACGAAATCTTTCCCGAAATTCCAGAACTATGGAAACAGATGCATCAACGGTGTGTGGCAGGGGCGATCGAAACCTGTGATGAAGATTTGTTTGTGCGGGCCAATGGCGAACAGCAATGGCTGCGATGGGAAATCTGCCCCTGGCATACAGCCAACCATGAAATTGGTGGCATTATCATTTTTTCCGAAGACATCACAGAACGCAAATCGGCAGAGGCATCCGTTCAGCAATTAAATCGAGAACTCCAGCAGAAAGTGTCAGAGCTACAAACCTTATTGGATGTGATTCCGATCGGGATTGGCATTGCAGAAGACCCAGAATGCCATCACATTCAAGTCAATCCTGCCTTTGCCCAGGCTTTAGGAATTCCGTCTATGGTCAATGCCTCCCTCAGTGCCCCTGACGAAGAACGCCCCACAAACTTCAAGGTTTACCAGAATGGGCGAGAACTGCCCCCCGAAGAGTTACCCCTGCAATATGCAGCCACCCACGGAGTGGAAGTTCGAGATCTGGAAGTAGAGGTTGTCTGGCAGGATGGAACCGTGGTGACTTTGATGGAATACGCCGCCCCCTTATTTGATCAATACGGACAGCCACGAGGCAGTGTGGGAGCTTTTTTCAACATTACTTTGCAAAAGCAGGCAGAGCAAGCCTTGAGAACAGCGCGAGATGAATTGGAACGGCAGGTACAAGAGCGTACCAGGGAACTGCAAGCAGCCTATGGCAGGTTGCAACAACGGGAGCGGGAATTCAGGACATTAGTCGAAAATACGCCCGATATGATTACCCGCCACGATCGCCGGCACCGTAACATCTATACCAACCCGGCTAGTACCTATGTCACCGGGTTTCCGCCTGAGTTCTTCCTGACTAAAAAACCGTCCGAGCTAGGTTACCCCACAGAAATTGCTCAATTCTGGGAGAACTCTCTCGAAAGCGTCTTTACCACCGGGGAGATGCGCATCGATGAGTTCACAATTCCAGACCCGCAGCAACCCCGGAGTTACCAGGTTTTTGTCGTTCCAGAGCGGGAAGCTGACCATTCCATCATGTCTGTCATGACGATCGGACGAGATATTACCCAATTGAGACAGGCTGAAGCGTCTGCCCGCAAGCTAGCAGAAGAGTTACAACGCTCTAACCAGGAGCTAGAACAGTTTGCCTATGTCGCCTCCCACGATTTACAGGAGCCATTGAGGGCAATTACAAGTTTTACCCAAATGTTGGCAAAGCGGTATCAGGGGCAACTGGATGCCAAAGCCGATACCTACGTTGGGTTCATTGTGGATGGCGCAACCCGGATGCAGCAACTGATCAAAGATTTGCTGGCTTACTCCAGGGTGGGTCGGTATGAACTGAACTGCCAATCCGTCGATTGTAATGCTTTGCTGGAACGGGTCAAGAAAGACCTATACGTGGCGATCGACGAAAATCAAGCAAGGATTACAGCAGACCCGTTGCCAACCATCACAGCAGACCCGAATCAGATCGCAAATTTACTCCAAAATTTGATTGGCAACTCCTTAAAATACCGCAGTGCAGCTAACCCACAGATTCACATCTCAGCCACAATCATGACCAGAGAAGAACCCAATGCTTCCCACCAGGACAACGCTCCAGACGCGCAAATCTTAACGAAGGAATGGTTATTCTCCATTCGAGACAATGGGATTGGGATCGACCCTCGGTACGCCGATCGAATTTTTGCTATCTTTCAGCGTTTACATGCCAATGATGAATATTCCGGTACGGGTTTGGGGTTGGCAATTTGTCGGAAGATTATAGAACGGCACCAAGGACGAATTTGGGTTGAATCTCAGCTGGCGCAGGGAGCAACCTTTTATTTCACGATTCCGATGGGAACTCAAGATGACAATCTCTCCAAAATTACTCAAGATTCTACTGGTTGA